The Juglans microcarpa x Juglans regia isolate MS1-56 chromosome 2D, Jm3101_v1.0, whole genome shotgun sequence DNA window GTGTCTTGTGCACTTGATGTTTAAAGAGATGAAACATTTGTGTTAACCAAATATCACTTCTATATGGTTTTGACTTTTGAGAAACTTCTAAAATCTGGTGAACGCTTACAGGGTGCTGAAGATGAGCTAAAGCATGCGGTTGCAATTGTTAGGCCAGTGAGTGTGGCATTTCAGGTGGTAAATAGCTTCCGATTCTACAAGGAAGGAGTTTACACAAGTGATACGTGTGGCACCACTCCAATGGTGAGTTTTTATGATTAGGATATAGAATATTTTGATGGAATTTGGGCCATGAAACCATGTTTAGTTGATGGATTATGTTGTTAAATTTCAaggctttaatttgttttcacgTTTTCAAGACTATAGAGCATCATCATAAGTTCTTTGGATGTTATTCTAgaattatttgtaatatggtTTATAAAGATTTTGGAAATTTTACGTCAtgcttttgttgttttattgGCTTAGGAGCATCTGTATCTATCCATTCTCTATCCAATATATGAATttagaatttgtatttttttttttttagtattatgttcatacacTTACACACACATATCTCCTGCTATGTTATCATTCCTTGAGGAAAATCCACGAATCATATCATTCTTTTTAACAAACTGTAAATCTATCTGCCAGGATGTGAACCATGCTGTTCTAGCGGTGGGATATGGAGTTGAAGATGACATCTCTTACTGGCTCGTCAAGAACTCGTGGGGAGAAAACTGGGGTGACAGTGGCTACTTTAAGATGGAGTTGGGGAAGAACATGTGCGGTAAGCTTTCCAACTGACCCCGGTCGTAAATTCAATACATTGCCAAAGTTCAGAACCACATAGGTTATGGAATTTGATCAGATTATTAGAGGTCATTATTGGTCTTTAGGCTATGAGTTATAGTAAAGGTTAAGCTCACATGGCTTTCCTGTGCTTTAAGAGTCGATTGACTGGTGCTTTGTTGCTCAAAGGACAGGGTTTTTTTGAAATTGGCCTATATGTTTGATCGAAATTCTAGATTCACCATTGAATACTGCAATGAAACTTGGTTATGTTTATATTGCAGCTTTAATTATGCTAATAATGATCATAAAAATTGCAGGTATTTCAACATGTGCATCATACCCCATCGTCGCATAATCTGGTTTCGGGAGATACGGCACTAGGCTCTTTCGATGGATTATGCAGTCTTATCTTGTTTTAATCTACCATAATTAAAAAAGCTGTCTGCATTTAAGGTGGAGGGTCATCGTGTGATTTAATCGTAGTGTAAGGTTGTTGTACAAAATAAGATCCAAGATCAACAGTGCTGGCGACTGTAACATACAAACATATTCACttgtgtatatttatttttattttttataaatggtgACGTGGACTctattttgagattttcattgcataaaactgtataaatattcaaaaattgACGAGCAATCTTATCATCGTTGGGCTTCTGTGTATACACAAAAGTTCTCTTTGCTTGGTGTCAAAAGAGACAAGTTCGGGTTTGTGCCAACGccaaggaaaatgatttgtgtTGGCAGttacatgaatttattttttgggggcaatttatattataatatccTTTTGTAAATAATGTATATCGTTTTATCTACAATGATACTAATAAAAACGCAAAAACCATAAttgaagatgttaaaaaaagaaaaagaaaaagaaaataaaaatgatattgtgTTCATCAACCAAAAGATGCTAAAGGAAATAAGAGATGGAGAAAAATCATATGTTGGTCAatggttttaaaaaagagaaataataattacagtCGTTAATACGTAAGCGCtgcataatcactttaaaaaaaataaatatatacaagagaaaaaataataattttttaatatactctttcaaaatgattgcacggcgcttgagcactccacgactgcatgtAGCGTTACTATTGGAAGTTTCAAATTAATGGCATCACGTAGACAAGAAAGCAAAAGGGTGAAACTTGTTGAGATCTGTATTTTCAAATATGGAGGTCGCTAGTCACTTCTAACTTGGTCTTTACTCCGTTCACACAAAGAACCTAAAAACAACTGCAGAATAACAAAGCCTGATGCAATGAGAAACACAATATTGTCAACAACATTTTACTCTAGTATATCTATTTTTTGACAAAACATAATAGTACTGATCCATCGTACTGATCTCAGATGCTGTGATGCAATCAGCTACATCATGAGGAAGATCTAAAATTAACAGGCTCCAGCAAAAATTTTCCCACTTCAGCAGTGCAATTTGTGCTTCTTTTACACTTAACTACATATCTGCATTGTTCTCTCAACCTATTCGATGGTAGCAAGTCATCCTGAATGATTACTACAAAAACCCTACCAGCTAAAACTATGTGCTATATAAAATCCCTACCGAACAAAATTGAACTGCTTAATTGTTTGGTGGATCTAGCTCCATGCATGTGGGAATCTCGTTTAACATGGAACACCCAGGGATCTTAGCCACTTCTGACATCCGGCAACCAACTTGTTGAGCTTAGAGTGACTGCTGGcagaaatttattctacaaTAAAACCCTAAATTCAACCTCTCCTCAAGATATGTAAAATGTTGAGAATTGCGAGTGAGATGAGACATTAACCGTTCAATGTCATTCAGAATTCCATACATCTGGTAAGCATCCAATATATCCCCGGCCTGCAAGTCCAGATAATCGAGATGGGCattaaaattcagaaaattaaaagaaagaaggCAATTTAACATCAATCCTTTGGATAAGATTTTAAGCTAGACTATCTACAAATTTCATCATGTTGTCTGATGCCTTGGTGACAACCGACATCCCACTTTGTTCCAGACCATAATATAATCTTCCAGGTCATGACTATAATATAATCTTCCATTATGCAGTTCGACACATGAGCGACAGTGGGATACGGGATGCCCAAGCAATGTGTGCAACTGACAACATAATTTGAAGTGTACATATATTGTCACTCAACCCTTGGCCTTTGATTACCTAAACCCAAGTTAACCAACAAAATTATGTTTCTTTAAACTAGTGCGGTTCTCTATACTAGAGATGACCAAACATGATCCTTTGGGATCACAACAAGAAAGTATCATTGCAATTCCCTGACATATCATTGAGGGAAGATCGAGGGAAACATCCCAAAAAAGTTTGTTGTTCTTCCTCTACCAATCTTTAGAAGATTCAAACCCAACAAGATCAACCTTCCACCCCTTTTTAACCAGGGCCACAGACTAACGAATTTCAAATtcagcagagagagagagagaggagcagaTTGCAAAAGGAAGCATAAAAACATACAAGTTCAAGACAATCAGTGCCAATCTTGAGCCCACTCCTTTTAATTCCACCGAGGGGATAGACATGAACGAAGAACTTACAACTTGTCAAACTTTTGAGCCACAGGCTGGGTGTGGTCCTGATTTGggctaaatgaaaaaaaatggctgAATGGCATTGTCCAGCCATTAGGCGTACAAAATCAAGTCCACTTCCATAGTAGCCCTTCAACTAAACAGCCATTGGAATATCCATATTTGTTCCTACAGGAATAGTTCTTTTCAAAGATGGCGTAAACAAGTCCAGGTCCTGGGATACAGTTTGCTTAATGTGAAAAGCTTCATTAGGCATCCCAGCCTTCAAAAGGCAAGATATTAGAGAGTTCACAGTAATTGTATCCGGGGCACAACCAATCGATAACATCTTGTTAAAAATGCTGATGGCTTCAAACATTCTGCCTTTCATACAATGCCCAATGATGAGAATCGTAAATGTCACTTTATCTGGCTTgcatttcttctcctccatctCTGCCACAATCTCATTTGCCTCATCAACATTGCCAGCCTTGCAAAATAGATCAATTACAGGGTTGTACACAAAAGGTTTTGGGACAATATCACGCCACTTCAATTGCCTCAAAATATCACGAGCCTCATGCATTCTATTCTCCTTGCTCAAACCATTTATAAGAACAGAATAAGTATACACATTTGGACCCACATTTCTTGCACTCATTTCATGCCAAAGCTTCAAACCCTGATTAACCTGTCCGGTTCGACAATATCCATCAATTAGGGAAGTGAAGGTAACAACATCTGGAAAATAACCAAGAAAGAGCATCTTCTCATACATGGACAGTGCGGAAAGCATGTTGCCAGCCTTACCAAAACCATCAATGAGAACATTAAAAGTGATGGcatttggtttaattccagAATTAATCATCTCATCAAAAAGAACAGAGGCATCATCCGTCTTACCCAACTTGCAATAACCCGATATCAATGATGTATAAGTTACAACATCTGGTTTAGGCTCACCTCTTGTCCGTACCTCCTTCAACAATTCATGCCCTCTATTTACCTCATTCACTCGACATAACCCATTTATAAGAGTATTATAAGTAACAGCATCAGGAGAACAACCAAACCTCCCCATATCGTTCAAAAACACAAACGCCTGATTAACTTCTCCCATTCTGCATAAACCTCGAATAAGAATATTGAAAGTGAAAGTATCAGGATGAGAATGTGATTCCATATGCTCTCTAAATAAGCAAATGGCCTCATCTACCATATTCCGCCTAACCAACTCATCCAACAACTTATTATATACGAAAATACTCAATCCAACTTTATCACGCTGAGCTTCAGCGAGCAATTTCCTAGCAAGATCAAACTTGCCCACTTGTGTATACGACGATGCCAAAAATGCCACAATTGAACTATCAGGCAAATGCCCATCACTCCTCATGCAATCAAATACTACTTTTGCCGAATCGTAAGCACCCATTTGACAGAGAGACCTCATAAGCAAATTGTAAGTCCTGAGCGTATGACTGACACTCAAACTCTCCCTACTGAACTCGAAGAACTTCAAGCCCAACTTCGGATTATTTAACCTTCTAACAACCTCAAACGCAATCAATGGGGTCAAGTTCTTACTCAAATAACCCAAACAAGTATCTGACAGATGCGAACGAATAAATAGCGTACACACAACCTTGACCAACCAAGCGTCGGAACTTCGGTTTGAGATTACCTCTTTATCACTGAAGGGCCTGGACCAAGATACTCCTTGGGCGAGACTGTGGAAATGGGCAATGGCAACCTTGGAGGCTCGAACCCAAGGGGTACGGGTTGTGAAGAATAAGAGGGTCATCTGCAACGCCACGCCATCGCTAGGCTCAGCTCTAGGTTCACAGATATTTTCGATCACGATTCTTTTGTGGTTATGGCCAGAATTAAAACTGGGTCGCCCAGACTTTGTATTGGGTTTTTGCTTTGATTCCGTACTCTTCATGGAGATGGTGAATATCCCAGAAAAGATAGCATAGCAACCAAAGCCTGAAGACACCTTTTATACCATCCAATACATAAATGTTATCACTTTCCACTACAGAAAGTGAGTTAGATCAGAGCGATGCATAAAACTAAGAGAGCCCTTTACGCAGAAATGGAGAATTATGGAACTGAAACTCAATGGTTTCAGATTAAGGGAGTGAGACAGATTTTGACCCATTATCGCAAACGATGAACAATATTTACCAGAACGAAATTGTaggagaggagagagggagTGGCTGTGATAATGGTCAAGACGCTAGGGTTTTCAGCGGGCTTTCAATTTCGTCACCGCCCTCCCGAGCGAGCTTGCGACCAATAAGGCAGATAGCATCGGGGGTGGATCTTGGTGTTGGGCTATGAAAATgagttttcaagtttcaacccGTATAGAAGAAGAAGCCCATTTTCACTACAGCTGTCGACGTCCTTTGATTCACAGGGCCCAGGGCCCATATGGTGTTAAGAAATTCGAAAATGATAATCCAACtatttttacaatttctatataattcttcaataataatttattgaaaagTTGGGTCAAAGTTGCAATCTAATTGATTAAGCGAGTTATAATCGcaagtaataattagattgCTTTCGAGTATGACTATGtgatatttatagtttataCTTCGAATAAATTAGGTTCTTTAtactcttaaataaaaaaaacacacacatcAATTTTCTATTGAAGAATAGAAATATGCACCTAAACTAGATTGGATCCACTGAaactaaataaacaaaaattaaaattaaaaagaacaagaatATGCACCTCATTTTGTGGGTGAGATGCAACCCTACAAGGGTGGTCTGTCGGgcagtaataataataataataataaatagaagaagaaagaaagagagagagaaacagaccGAACCGATACCCGTCCCTACTTAGCAAAACAGGTTGAAAACCAGTCCGGTTCCGATTTTGGATTTTAGAACACTGGTTcgaaccaaaccaaaccaaaccggtacatatatatgttatttttaattttttaagattatatcaaaataatttttatatgatttcttatattatatataatttcttttatattatattatgtattatatgctaaattactaattaatataaaataaaattttaaaatcttattatttatgtctattaatcttataacataaaattgatataacatttgattatgatataacataaattaattttataatttttaatatagtatttgaattttgatataacatataaattttaattttataacataaaattaatataacataaaatgaggGATATGGGTCAATCACTTGCTAAAGTTTTATTAGAGTATGATTTGTTTATCcgtaaaactagaaaaataggATTGCACCGAAACTAGGAAAACTTGAAGTTCCGATTTTGGTGTTGAATCGGttgaatattgatttttaaatttgcaaAACCGATGTACACCAATTTAGTTCTAAAAAATGTCTTAAACCAAACCGTTTACCCCTAATGGTCTTTGGCTACTCAGTGCATGGGTGGCTAGACACACCTTGGCCGGGGGTGATTAGATGCCACCTTGGGTGGCCCTTTTGGtggttagtttttattttttaattctatataaataagaaaaacaccTAGGTACTTGTGagtgtatttttaaattcaaataattctGGTGGTTAAGCTATTAAAAATGGATATTATGTAACGAATTTTAATAACATGAAGGTGCATCCATATTTATAGagtataaaattttcttataaccAAACTAGCATTTGTTCCTGTTTTATCAATGAAAATTTAAAGCATTTAAGATCGGTTCTAATACCAACACCacttaaatttttagaaatggTAGGGACACAACTAGTATATAACTATTGCCCAATCACATAATAAAATATGGTGTATttggattttttcaaaaattaatattttattgtggaGTTGTAAAATGTTTGTGTCcggttttttagatttttatggtAATGGTTTGTATGGAGATATAATCGAGCCGAATTTGAAAATGTACACAAATgaaattatatgatatgaaagttaaataaaatattattagaatataatttattattattattattattattttttagatttgaaaaaattgaattatttattatattttatgtaaaaatttgaataatgattagagAGATCTCATCTACCAAACCAGGCTTCAGATATCTATAAACTCCAGATTTCGAGTCCGGGTTTGGAGTCTCGAGTGGAAATGGAAATTATACATAACATAAATATTAcgatatttattgttatttatatagatattaCGAATAGCATTATTATATGTTACATAAGTATTGTATGACATATTTTATGTCTATCTATTCAAAATTCAAGTAAAAGTTTTGGGAAAAATCTGATCAAAATGGCTATCCAATACATGATCAGGTAGGTAGGGGGTGTAATCCTGAACATGCTACTCGACTGCTCAGTAACAACTATAGTTTTGAATTCAGGTGGCTTGGATTGTCCACAACTCGAGCCGAACTGGAGCCCAAACTCGGACAGAGCCTCAAGTCGCCCTATCTGCTCAAATACAACCCAACATGACCTTTAAGTCAACCAAAGAATGGTTGAGTGGCCTCACCCCGAAATGTAACGTCTCTCCCACGATTGAAAACTTTTGTCTTTGCATGGCTCGATTCACAAGCCATAACACTCAATTATAGGGAAAATGTCAGCTTAACATTACCAGACCTTTTCTGCAAAACACTATAGTTGATGATGTTTTAATTCTCAAAACCTCAGAATTACAATGGGTTGACATGGGCAGTTTCATTCAGAAAGAGACAACCAAACACATCATTGAAGAAATCTTGACCTTTAATGACTCCCCTCCAACTATAGATTCGGTATCATACTTGCACGCTCTTGTACAGTCGGGACAGTAAGTCACCTTCATAACAAAcaacatatcatttttttggatccaaacaaattaaaataaataaataaataaataactggAAGTTGGCATTCAGAATTCCAAGTACAAACCTCCAGTAACTTTGGCTGGAAAGAGCTATCAAGCATTACATCCACACCATAGATAGCCCTCGATCTAGGACTATGCATCTCTGGATGTACTGCAGTAGCTGCCTCGAAGACCGACCGTATCATCTTTCTTATTCTTAGGTGGATCTCCAACCATTTAACTACAATAAACATAGGAATTACACTAGGAGTTGTTATGAGAAAGTGTGGGCTCCTCGGAAGACGAACAATAATTATAGATGAGCAAGCCCCCATACCTTTATGTTCCTGTTCAAATTCTGTCACAAACTCTCGCGTGTTTTTATGACTGAATCTCCCACGATAGTTCTGGAAGCCATAAAAGTGATCATTGACTAAAGTAGAGCTTTCATTGTAATCTCAGAAACTTGTTTCTAAATAAAATGGACAAATTTCATTAGATTCCCTTTCACTCGGCCTTCAGGTTTAAATCCCATGGGAGGTGTCCATAACCACATGTAACAGAAATTTAATAGAGGGTATGGTTAAAACATGGTGCATAGAAACATACCATGACAGTAAAGTGAGTCTCATATTCGAAAAAACTGTGCTTGTCCAAGGAATATGGGTTGTTTGCCAATCTAACctgaaaatgaaagtgaaagaacCACCTTAAAAACATGGGTTGTCCTAAAGCAGATACCATCCAAAATAGGCCACAAACAGTGTTCTTCATTCATCTTTAGATAACAATGCAACGGGTCCATATCATATAGGCATATTTTTTGATGCATAACATATAGGCAGATAGCAAACTATTAGACCAAAGAAATAATATGCATACCCAGAAAACGTCGGAAAGGAATAGTTCTAAAGGATTCATACTCCGAACCAGAACTATGTAACGGATATCAAACTTCTTCCCATTGAACAAAGCAGGGTGCTCAATATACTTTTGGCAAATTTTAGGCCCAGTCTCCATCAGACGGATGATAGCAGATAAATTATCAGTGACAGTTGTATCAATAGTTCGTGCCATGTTCCAAGGTTTTAAGATCCATAGATTGTCAAGCCCATCTCTACTGCGTACATAATAATCACCAATAAGTTGAGCTAGATGGGTTTCGAGATTATAAGTGGGCTGCAACCATTCAGGAGATCCATGTGCctgttggaaagaaaattattcaaatttaatgaCAGAATAAGGTCAGTTCATTCAAGAGTGCTGACAGTAGCATGTAGATGAAAGCAAGCTTGCTTTCCTGACCTTCTGAATAGTCTCTGCCAAATGATGTTTCATGACAAGACAAGCCTCAAAAGGAAATTGGTTTATGAATTGCTGATCCATTATTCCAGCAGCCTTCTTCACATCTTCATCTACCTGCATACTAGTCCATATAATATCGGCATCCTTTGGTTCAGATGCTGTAAGCAAAAGAAATCATAGAAGAGAACTTACAGGAGAGAAGAAAgcatagtaaaaaaaaaaaaaaaaaaagacaacctAAATGACAAATATGAAGTAATTATAGTCAAACAAAACCACCACCACTAAGAAAATCTAAGTTTTGCTTAGAGACCGTAATACAGATAACTAAATGGAGCCTGTAATATCACATATCCTTACTGATATCTTGCAGATGCATAAACATCCAACCaatttatagaaatattaaaatacaatcacaaaagaaaataaatatactaatTAAAAGTCCATCATAAAGGAGTTTGAAAGCAGTGAAACGCAGCACATACTGATAACAAATTCTGGACGCGTTAATAACTCTTCCACTTGAGGAATATCAGTGTAAACACATAAAGCAGATTCATCAGTACGATGTATACTAATAGTTGTAGAAGACTGAATGGATGGAGAGATCAAGCTTCTCAATTGCAATTTCTGATGGTGTTTCTTGTACTCCTGAAGgaattaatttatctttaactGATGAAAAAGTCAAAGTTTAAATGGTTAATGACAGTGAGAGTCACCATCTAATATAGAAATAGAAGACAATACATGGATAAAGTAATTCTGTGGAGTATGGAACCAAGCAGAGAGTCTAGCAGATCGTTGTTTGTCTTCCCCAATACCGAAAAGGAAATCACGGGTACACTCATCTCCTTTTTGAACATTCTGGGTTGGCCACAAAATAGAAAAgctgaaaaaaaggaaaataggaATTGTTTGTCAACAATTTTGCTAATGCCATTTGCTTTACAAAGGCAAACaagcataaaaacaaaatgcatatCAAGTCCCAGTCCCACGTGCATTTTTATAAACCAAAACCACAAGGTTCATATGGGTGTTGAAATTAACAATACGGACGAATTGAGATGTAGAACACGCACCAAGTAGTTTTACATACTTCAGTAAATAATAAAGAATGAAAATCCATCAAACGCCAAGTACTAAGTCAACATACTAAATGACAAAAATGGTATCTGCATCAAAGCAGCAAAGCAAACTCAAGAAAGATAAAAGGAAAACCTCACAGCTGATGCCAGATTCCCCTCTGGCATGAAGAGAAAGGGAGCCACCATGAAATTTGGCTCATCACTATGCCTCAGTGCTGAGCCCAGTTCATCCATCACATACCTACAAAGAATTCCAAACAACCATCACGACTTCAAAGTATCACTGAATacagaagattttttttatcaattttttaatgcataacaTTTGGGTTCTTAAATAAATGCATACCATACAGAGGTTTCATCAATCTTTTCCTCATCTGCAAGTCTATATGTCATCAAATATAGCCACATCGCATTTATAATACGATCAGCAAGAGTCTCCTCAGCAGTCCATTCAGGAAGACGTGGCCGAAGCATAGAGTCAATCACATGCTTTCCAGTTTCTAATATCTTTGAGGCATTGACACCATTCAGTTCAGAAAGTTCAGGAAGGGATTCAAGAATTTGGATGGCAGTTACTCCAAGGGGCCCAGGAATATCAACCTGtacaatgatttttatttttatttttataattaacctGTACAATGATTTAACATCTAGAAAGACTCAAACTCTTCAAAGTCTTCAACAACAGTGTCTCTGTGGAGCATTGTAGCtatatcaaacaaaaatacCTCCAGAGACTGTAAGCAGGGAAATCCCTTCAGGACTTCCAATAAGTCACCACCTGAATTCAATTCCAACGGATTCCCCCGCAGATTCAAGTATGATAGAGATGGCAACTCAACAGGGGAAAAAGTCTGAACAAAATTAGAGAAGTATCGGCAATGAGTACACTATTTGGACTAACTTATTACTGCAAACTGCACGtacaaaatccaaaaagaaaTCAAACTTTGTCCTTTTTTCTTTGCATATCTGAATTGCAAATAGATAATGTTCAAACCTTATTGATCAAGCTGTGGATACACCTATTCGAGAGGTCGAGAGAGGCCACTCTCTCCAATGGCCGGTCACCCAGATGGACTCTGCCTGGATTATCCTTTACATACACTCCTCCACAGAAGCCCAACGCCCACTCCCCAAAGTTGGCGGTGAATTGTGAGTTGTAGATTTCTAAATTCGGCAACCTTTGAAGAACAATATCAGCTAATTGCTCCTTgctggattttgttttttggaaaaaaatgttcAGTATCATCTCTTAATAAACAACCTACTTTTAAACCAACAATTTCCAAAGTATCAACCAACATTACCAATTGTCGACGACAGGATTATTGTTAAGCCACAGCGCTCTTAAGTTTCCAAATTTAGTAACTTCCCGGGAAACTATTTCCATATTCTCAAGTTTGTTTCCGCACAGACTCAGCGAAAGTAAACCCTAATTAGCATATCCAACAGAGAAAAACATATAGAGACGCCAAAAACATCcacaaaaatattctaaatgcaAAAAACTCAAGAAAGCATATCTTTCACACCGGGAATCTACTAGATAAGTCGAGGGACAACAGCAAGTCATCGTCAATGTCAAGCTCCTCAAGCTCCAACCACAAAACGGCGCCGTCTTGTCCGTTCTCTTTGGCAGTATTGATTTCACTTTCAACCAGTTCTGCAACTCTCAGTTCGGTACCGGTTTGATGCGAAACTCCGTCTACAGATTCATTGGTCTCTTCGGGATCGGAATTCGAATCGATATCTTCCAAGCACATCAAAGCGGCCATCCTCTCTGCCAATCCCTGAACTTCCCgcaactgaaaaagaaaaagacacaaaatataaaatagaagaaaatgatatcTAAGTGAATGGAGACTATGAGGTTATGCTGAAACCCAGGACCTGTTTGTAGGCGTCGGAGAGGCGGAAAGTCCAGGCGTGGTCGACGAGGAAGACGTGGGAGTCCTTGGGCATGAAGTCGGAGGTGAGGAAGAGACGCCTCTGACGACCATCGCAGGTTTCGATTCTGAAATGGGCGCCGCCGTCGAAGGTTTCCGACGAGAGTTTCCGGAAAAGCTGGTAGTGCAGTGATTGAGGGAGTCCAGACGCCGTGAGTAGCAGGCCGTGGACTTTCACGAAGTCCTCGTAAGTTTCGACTCTCTTGGCGACGGCCATTGCTCGGCGACTAAAGCAGAGTGGCTGCGAGGTCAGTAAATGCTTTCCGCACTGCTGCTTAAAGGGTTTAAGCGGTGGCGGGTTTTTAGTTTGAGAAATTATTTACATAAGGTTGATGTagccggaaaaaaaaaaaaaaaaaaaaaaaaaaaaaaaaaaaaaaatatcacgtTGAATGTATGGAGGGTGTGGTTGATGCGTATCATTGCTAGTTTAAGTAAATCCATTTCATTGAGAAAAGTTCTATTAGCGGtgctaataaaatatttatacataatttaatttaaaagagaaaatttttaatttttaatcttataaatttatttaagcAATATGGATGGTATACTCTACACGTTACTggattgagaataaaataaccaATTGATTTAAGAGTagtgctatatataattttagggtGGGCAAGCTACGcacttt harbors:
- the LOC121249995 gene encoding pentatricopeptide repeat-containing protein At2g06000, yielding MKSTESKQKPNTKSGRPSFNSGHNHKRIVIENICEPRAEPSDGVALQMTLLFFTTRTPWVRASKVAIAHFHSLAQGVSWSRPFSDKEVISNRSSDAWLVKVVCTLFIRSHLSDTCLGYLSKNLTPLIAFEVVRRLNNPKLGLKFFEFSRESLSVSHTLRTYNLLMRSLCQMGAYDSAKVVFDCMRSDGHLPDSSIVAFLASSYTQVGKFDLARKLLAEAQRDKVGLSIFVYNKLLDELVRRNMVDEAICLFREHMESHSHPDTFTFNILIRGLCRMGEVNQAFVFLNDMGRFGCSPDAVTYNTLINGLCRVNEVNRGHELLKEVRTRGEPKPDVVTYTSLISGYCKLGKTDDASVLFDEMINSGIKPNAITFNVLIDGFGKAGNMLSALSMYEKMLFLGYFPDVVTFTSLIDGYCRTGQVNQGLKLWHEMSARNVGPNVYTYSVLINGLSKENRMHEARDILRQLKWRDIVPKPFVYNPVIDLFCKAGNVDEANEIVAEMEEKKCKPDKVTFTILIIGHCMKGRMFEAISIFNKMLSIGCAPDTITVNSLISCLLKAGMPNEAFHIKQTVSQDLDLFTPSLKRTIPVGTNMDIPMAV
- the LOC121249996 gene encoding LOW QUALITY PROTEIN: uncharacterized protein LOC121249996 (The sequence of the model RefSeq protein was modified relative to this genomic sequence to represent the inferred CDS: inserted 1 base in 1 codon) → MDLLKPFKQQCGKHLLTSQPLCFSRRAMAVAKRVETYEDFVKVHGLLLTASGLPQSLHYQLFRKLSSETFDGGAHFRIETCDGRQRRLFLTSDFMPKDSHVFLVDHAWTFRLSDAYKQLREVQGLAERMAALMCLEDIDSNSDPEETNESVDGVSHQTGTELRVAELVESEINTAKENGQDGAVLWLELEELDIDDDLLLSLDLSSRFPGLLSLSLCGNKLENMEIVSREVTKFGNLRALWLNNNPVVDNCKEQLADIVLQRLPNLEIYNSQFTANFGEWALGFCGGVYVKDNPGRVHLGDRPLERVASLDLSNRCIHSLINKTFSPVELPSLSYLNLRGNPLELNSGGDLLEVLKGFPCLQSLEVDIPGPLGVTAIQILESLPELSELNGVNASKILETGKHVIDSMLRPRLPEWTAEETLADRIINAMWLYLMTYRLADEEKIDETSVWYVMDELGSALRHSDEPNFMVAPFLFMPEGNLASAVSFSILWPTQNVQKGDECTRDFLFGIGEDKQRSARLSAWFHTPQNYFIHEYKKHHQKLQLRSLISPSIQSSTTISIHRTDESALCVYTDIPQVEELLTRPEFVITSEPKDADIIWTSMQVDEDVKKAAGIMDQQFINQFPFEACLVMKHHLAETIQKAHGSPEWLQPTYNLETHLAQLIGDYYVRSRDGLDNLWILKPWNMARTIDTTVTDNLSAIIRLMETGPKICQKYIEHPALFNGKKFDIRYIVLVRSMNPLELFLSDVFWVRLANNPYSLDKHSFFEYETHFTVMNYRGRFSHKNTREFVTEFEQEHKVKWLEIHLRIRKMIRSVFEAATAVHPEMHSPRSRAIYGVDVMLDSSFQPKLLEVTYCPDCTRACKYDTESIVGXGVIKGQDFFNDVFGCLFLNETAHVNPL